A section of the Octopus bimaculoides isolate UCB-OBI-ISO-001 chromosome 17, ASM119413v2, whole genome shotgun sequence genome encodes:
- the LOC106883296 gene encoding uncharacterized protein LOC106883296 isoform X2: MTDTSNTRRLRHRKKEKVNSDGRTLAERIVSQRETAAKEAQFFPTTTRAGKEDVSGDPCNNPPQTSDRAEKTFEFWDDSDSSESVDITHITKEMNDTRRTPTPEPTHCDSNSSFITEMDFLHQNNELITNTFTSNDFPSSYNKPLQPVYSTYLAGHPFHLNMDVGRIVPRFETNDLNMAGTSLERGNRFEGVRQGWASTSNESSTDIGVEKPRLRTRSKRTRSGSFVNSNQDYNIPLAQKVLLQRRILAVHENIE, from the exons ATGACGGACACTTCAAACACAAGGAGACTCCGGCATCGTAAGAAAGAAAAGGTGAATTCCGATGGAAGGACCTTGGCTGAAAGGATTGTTTCGCAACGCGAAACGGCTGCTAAG GAAGCACAGTTTTTCCCCACGACAACCAGAGCCGGCAAGGAAGATGTTTCAGGG GACCCTTGTAACAATCCTCCACAGACTTCTGATAGAGCTGAGAAAACCTTTGAATTCTGGGATGACTCGGATTCAAGTGAAAGTGTTGATATCACGCATATAACCAAAGAAATGAATGATACCAGACGAACTCCGACCCCAGAACCAACACATTGCGACAGCAACTCAAGTTTCATAACAGAAATGGACTTCTTACATCAAAACAATGAACTGattacaaatacattcacatcCAACGATTTCCCGTCGTCGTATAATAAACCACTACAGCCCGTGTATAGTACATACTTAGCAGGACATCCTTTCCATTTGAATATGGACGTTGGTCGAATTGTACCTCGGTTTGAAACGAACGATTTAAATATGGCGGGCACTTCGTTAGAGCGAGGAAATCGCTTTGAAGGGGTACGGCAAGGGTGGGCTAGTACAAGTAATGAAAGTTCAACCGATATAGGGGTAGAAAAGCCACGTTTACGAACTCGATCCAAACGTACTCGAAGTGGCTCTTTTGTCAACAGCAATCAAGACTATAATATTCCACTGGCTCAAAAAGTTCTCCTTCAAAGAAGAATCTTAGCTGTTCATGAAAATATTGAGTGA